TGGGCTTTCAACGGAAGAAAGAGCTTCTTTCTCATACAGGATATTCGATATTCGTTATGCTTTTCGTTCAGGGTGCGGTCTGCGTTCGCCTAAGCATCGCCTCGAGTTCGTTCTGCTTTGTGGATGTACACCTGGCTAGCGGACCCGGCAGCAGCcacgagcgcatgcagcaaaTGTGCCAGATTCTTCAGCAGGCCTTCCAGTCGGGTCCCTCCTACACGCCCGCGGTCCTTGACCACGACTTTGTCTTTGTCGCCGGCGACTTCAacttccgcctcgtcgcgaaCCACCAGGAAGTCCTCGACGCGATGAACTTCCCGAATGGCCTCCAAACGCTACTCAAGTGAGAAAAAATATATATCTGCCGATCTGTATTTCTATCTATGTACATCTATTATCGATATCTAACTAAATCTGTCTATACCTATCAAtacctatctatatctatgtaAATCTATCTCTACCTATttacatctatatatctatctgtatctctctctctctatatatatatacatatattcgCTCGCAGATGTCCTCAGACAGAAATGCACAGCCTGGCTTGCAAGTAGTTTTTATTCACTTGTGAAATGCGAAAGAAAACCTGTGCAAGGACCCAGGTGCCTAGGCGTCTGATGCATATATTTTTTTCTATTCTTGTAATATTTTTTTTTCAACATATGCGTACGGGACCGTCTCGGTTCCTTCATCGCCTTGCAGGAATGGTGTGTGGTGCCAGATTCTTGTGTACGGAGTCACATGCGCCTGGAGCACGCCCTGGAACTCAGCGTCGCTCATGCCGGCAGATGTTGTGTGCGTGCATGGGCGCGAAGCACCCCGAGgggagcgacgccgacagCGGCTGGTCGCTGAATCGCATTCGCtgcggggcgagcggcgcgcagctgagtCGTCGTGTGTTGTTCTTGTCCCGTTTCTCTTTTCGATTCACTTTGGCGCTCTGCCTCACGCTTATCTCCTCTCCCGTCGTGCGGCTTGAGCTCTTCGTTCCCTGTCGCCTTGCAGCTCGTGGGAACTTGGtggtcgccttcgcttttTCTCACGTCGCGGAGTGCTGAGTAGCGCTTTGCCTTTGCGCGGTTTTCACTGGCTCGCAGATCGGATCAGTTCTTCGTGAGCAAGCGTCACTCGCTACCGCCGTTTTTTTCACTTTCACGAGGCCCCCATCAGCTTCCATCCGACGTACAAGTACAAGAAAAACTCGTCACACTACGATCTGAAGCGCACGCCAGCATGGTACGTGCGCATTCTCAGCTGTCAGCGCCCTCGATTCAAAGAGCGTTGGGTTCGCTCTCAAAGCAGATCACgctgcgacggcagcagagagactcGACCTCACCCCCGCGTCGGGCTAGTTCGGCTCGAGACGCTTAGCAAAAAGGGAAGCAAGAGTTCATTGAGAGGAACGTCCGGCCGATTGCTTCTTGGGGAGGCATTTGTCGCGACGACAAGGAATGCAGCCTGCTTGCGCTCGTGCGCGTTACTGCACTTTGTCGCACCCCAGAAGGTACACCGTTTTAACGATCATCCTGGGTTGCTGGTGTGCGGATTCCTCCGAGTGCGTtgtcgctgcttctctgtTTGTTGTTTGCTTTTGCATTTTCTTCCATGTGGGCAGCGTGACGTTGGCCTTCAGGTGCGACAGAATCCTTTATTGCGGCCGCCGCATTGTCGCTggtggcgccgcctcgttcggcgacagcgcgggaGAGCCCGAACCGGCGcacgcgtccgcctcctcgggcgcATCCCTTCGGTCGGGCTCTTCGACCGCCTGTTCttcggctggcgccgcctcgtcttcgctctccgcggcggaggccttcagcggcgctgcgtcctcctccgcggcgttgTGGGGGGAGTCTCGCGGCGAGgttgcgggcggcgcgcaggcggcgccgattCGCATTCTGTCCTACACGGACCATCCGCGGTACTTCTCCTCAGACCACAAAcctgtctccctcgtccTCACTGCGGCAATCTGCATTCCGAATGTACCGCCGCTCCGCTCGCCCCCCCCTCAGAGTCTCTCCGAGGACAGCGAAACGGCCGCGACTTCCTTGACGCTGGGAGCCTCCGCCCCATCGggggcctgcgggcgcgacgcgggccTCGCACGGCCGCTGTCCCGCGTGCCGGTCCGCGGCTCTGAGGAtgtcgcggcgcggggcggAGACACTGAGGACGAGGTCGACTTCCCTCCCaacggagaaggcgcgcgcgaggcggagacgcacggCGTCCCCACGGTCTTCTTCGAAGACCTGGACAGCCGCGACGAGACCGAGAGGCCGTGCGCCGAGCGAGCGGACGACGGATTCATCGACCTGCTGGCGACCGTGAGGGAGGACGACGGGGCGCGAAGCGGAGCGCGAAAGCAGAAAGGAACCGAAGGCCACGTCgaggtggggggggggcgaggcagATTCTACGGAGCGACCTTTCTGAGTGatgaggaggacggcgacgaagtcCCGACCGACCAAACAGACGATGAAGAcgagctgcgcatgcgtgcaccGACGGGAGGCACGGGGCCAAAGCGCCTGGAGGGAGACTGGCACGACAGCGACGCACCTGGCACGCCTGCGGCCTTCCTGTCCAGCCCCCTGCCGACTGTCGACCTCCTGAGCGACACACTGCCGGGAGACAGGTCCGCAGTGTTTTCGGTAGCTAACCTGGCTGGGAACAAGCCGCCGCAGGCTTCGCGGGAGATGGAATTCGTGGATTTGCTGGGCACGCCTGTtgcagccgcggcgatcggcagcgccgcatgccccgccgcgccttcgtcttcgtctggcGACGAGCGACGGTGGGAGCGGTGCGCGCATCCGACGCTCGGCATGGCGAGCTCTTCGGGAGCGTTGGGCTCCAACCCCGGAGACAGTCCGACGGCCGCGTCCCCGGACGGAGACGGCTTCTTTGGAGCCCCGGCCCGCTCGGCCAAGCAGGCTCACCacgaggcgcgtcgcgccccCCACGCGGTCGAtctgctccgcggcgcctccgcggacaGCGggcacgcagagggcgacagcCCGCAGGGTAGAGGCCACGAGCTCGACGCCGAGTGGCTTCTGGGCGCTTCGGAGGACGCAGGCAGTCGTGGCGGCTTGCCCCGAGTCGGCGGAGAAAGGCGCGGACTCTCGCAAGTCGCGGGCACGCGGCCATCGAACCCAGGCCTTCCGTGGACGCTCCTTTCTTTTGATGAACTGAAGGACaacgcgtcgctcgcgccaaCCAGCGGGCGGTTCCCCTCTTCGTCGCAAGCGCGAGAACAAGAAAAACACGACGACGTGTTTGATCTTCTCTCTTAACGCGAGGGCCCTGCCTCCTCACGTTTCACTCTCCTTGCAtcatcctctctctctcccttggGGGTGTGAGGGGGGGTACGGGCTCTCGCGGCTTTGCAGCTGCGTCCGCGCAGTgagaaagagaagcagaggggAGGCGAGAAAAGCCTGTGCGGGGCCCGGGCGCTGGCCTCCTGTCGCTGCCACCTGTGTCTCCTTGTCTCTTCCTGCGACTGCCCCTGTCTTTCTACATGAATTTTTATTTAGCCTCTTGCGTACTTGGGAACGCCATTCTTGCACATTGTTTTTgcgcggctcctgcgcgtcctgcgaATGTCTTTCTCAAATGCCGCGAGGCTCGTAAGACGTCTATCGCGTCTTCGTggtgtcgccgcgcgcgcgcccgccctctGTGTGTTCGTCTGGGCATCGTCGTTTGAAACGATGCCTTACGTTCTCAGCGGCCTCCTCTGATTTTGTCAGATTGTCCTGTCTCGTCATCTCTTCTGATGTAGACCGCTGCGCTCGAGCGATCCTGTACGTCCGGGGGgccgctcgctcgctgctgcgggcgcgggaaCTGCACGGTGTCTCTCACATACCTCAGAAAAGGGCTTTTTGCGAATCGAGGTAGTAACAGTCTTCCATGGAAGTAGGAAACACGCTCGACGTCAGTCAGTCAGAAGGCACCAGCAGGAAGTAGGAACTTGCGCATAGAGTGGCGTGAGGGCAGCGGGTCTCAAGGCTAACGAGCAGAGGTGATACTGGGAAGTGGTGACAAGGGAGACAGAACAGCGTTGCTTCACGCAGACTGGAGAGAGCGCGGTGAGCGGAATCCGAGAAGGGACTCGGCTGGCGAGGAGAGTTTTGCGGAAATGTCACCATGAAGATGAGGACGCATGCGACTTTCACTCACGCAAGATATACGGCACTCTCCAGCATTAcgccttttttctgcgcagACACTGGCGAACCAAGGAAGCAGCCGCACAGATTCTCAGAGTGCTACGCGGCAACCCAGAGGTCTTTTGAAATGCCGATACTTTTTCTTCGAATATGGAGACGAATATGAATAAATAGCCCAAGCAGGGGCGGGGCTCTAACGTCacacgaggcgcgagagctcCCACCAAGACACACCGTCGCGTGCAGACTGTCGCAGCCGTGTTTCCGCACGTATTCAATTTTATGCACGTGAATATTTATGtatttgcatatatatggTGTTCCAGTGCTGCTGAGAGGTCTGCGTGGCCGCTTGTGGGTTGCAGCGAGAGATTGAGAGGCGCCCGTGCTGGGTGGGGGGTTCGGACGGCAACTCAGAGGCGGGTACTAAGTCGTGGATGATTCATTTGGTTAAACAGCAAAAGAGCAGACACCCCTTCTCTTAGTTAAAATTCATGTGGACGCAATCTGCGTGTCTTCAATGCTTTTTTGTAGACGCTCATGCAAACGAAGCGACGGCTCAAAaagcgcagcggagagcggaCAGGGCTGTGTGGGGTATCCTTTGGCTCTCGAtaggcgagcgagacgcacaCAGTCGTTCAACTTATGACTGCATGAACCTCGTAGAGAGCTTAATCCTGCAATTGGTATGCTTGAGGAGCAAGGTGGCGGGTCCTCAAGAGGTCAAAGCGTGTATTTACAGCCGGCGCCCGAGTTCACGGCCGACTGCGACTCTGCGAGAAAcaccgaggaggcgagaccTGCTAGGGCAAGGATGACATTACTGAGCTCTGTATTCCCTTAAAAAATCCGCATTTTCTCTCGCTAGACGTGGCGATGAGGATAACCGTGACTGGATGAGCTGTCCGAGCGCAGCAGTTTGCGGGGGGGCGTCGAgtttcgcggcgcggcggatgttcgcctgcggcagcttgGATGGGCGGATCGTGTCTCTCTGGAACTAAACACTGAAAGACCGTtccagaggaagaagacgtgCTTATTGAGTCGCACGACTTCTGTTTCAATCATCCGGTCGTTTCTGAGGTAAGTCTGCCAATTTTTTTGACCACTCCGAGACACAGCTACCTACGCACTCGGGCTGTCCCACAAGACCTAGAGCAGCATGACTGAGACGGCATGAAATCTGCTTTGCTTTTTCACCCGACGCATTTGTGGCTTGTCAAGCGTTATCTCGTTTGCCTTGAATacgaagcagcgagagaaaagtgATTTCGGCGGTTTCTTTGAGACTCTCCGTTTGCGAAAATTGTAGTGTGTCGCACGCGTGTCGGTACAGCGACAGCGACTAGCGCATGCACTCACTGCGAATGGCTTTCCCTGTTTTCAAAACAGGCGTACGTCTTCACAGGACATGCTTCCAAAGAGACCCCTAAAGGCACTTTCTGAATGAAAAACAACACCCGCACGCCTTTTggccgcttctgcgcgctTGTAGTCGCCGATTCCACGTCAGTCGGCATGGTGTGTCTTCAAACCCATAGCATATCTCTGGAGGTCGGTGTCTTCACGCGGATGTCGACAGGTTTCACGTTCTCGTAGCTGATTCAGTTTCTTCTCTGCCATCTGTGCTGGGTCCCTCCATTTGAGACAAATCTCCAGCCGTTTCCATTCCCCAGAATATGGTCGCCCTGCCTCGTTCGCATGCATACAGCCTCGTTGTGAGATCGTTCGCTGCGTCAGTGCGCGCGATTAATTTTCCTCGAAAAGCTTCTCAGCAACCGGTCACCGAACGCAGAACAGGAATGCAAGCCTTTGCATGGATGCGGGCACCAATAGCACATTTTTGTTCCTGCTGCTTCCTCATGGGACCTCCTGCAAACTGAGCGAGCTCGACGTATTTGGACCCTGGAGAGAGATTCGGCTGAGGTATCACTGCTGGTCCAACTAAACTGCCGTCTCGACACGCCGTTGACAAGAGTTTTTCGccgtttcctcctctccagcAAAGCGCTCTTCGATCTTTCAATCCACCTTAGTTTCTCTCCCTCTACGCGCTCATGCCTGCCGCCGGCAACCCTccgtcgcttctctcctcaGGAAGCTGCACGCAGTCTCTCTGTTCTGAAGACCCGTCTCTTTGCTCAGAAAGCTTTCCTCCGTCTGGACTCCCCCCATCTACCTCGCCacggctctctctgcgccctgcCAGCGATtttcgcgcaggcgcctctccgcggaggGAAGCGTCGCAAGCGCACGGCGGCGTGGAGCGCATAAAACCCGAAAACAGAAAAGCTCGGGTCAGCGAGGGGCTGGACGATGCTGCCGATGCGCAGGCAGGCAAGGCTGAAATGACTCCTACGCAGTGCGATCTAAATCAGCTCCTGGTTCGCCTGCTGTCTCTTCCCTCGTCGCACCCCCGGGCCCCTGGCGCCGTTCCGCCTtcgaccgcggtcgcagaGACTGTCTCCACGGGGACGGGCCTGGAGGAGCTTCCAGGGCGCGGCCGAGAGGAGGACTGTCTCCGCGAGACCAGtccagcgagagaggccAAGGGCCGGTCTCTCAATTCAGAGGCAGTTCCCGAGAGGCCGGCCAGCGACGCAGTGTGTGCCAGCCCACACGTGGGCGCGAGCGGAAACGATGAGGCTTGCGAGAGGCTCAGAGGCCCAGAGGAGCGGAGCGGGGAGGGGGTTAATGTGGCGTCCGGACTCTGCGAGAGCGGCCCCAAACACGCGGGCTGCGTGCGCCCCCGCCCGGAGCCCGAGGTGCTCAAGGGGGACTGCGATCGCTCGGCTTGTGCGGACGCGGTTTCGAATGCCCAGGCTGCCGAGGAGCGAATAAGTAATGAAGGTAAAACCGTCCTGAAGCATGTCGTCTCTTTCGGattctcgctcgcggcccTCGAGGCGTGGGTCCCCCAGCCTTccccctgctgcgccgccgccgccgcggtcggtGCCTGGAACGCagtccgcggcctctctgttCCCCGCCAGCCAATgggcgagaaaaaaggaagTCCGACGGAGACAGGGGCGCTGGCCGCTCCGGCTGAAGGCCCAACGgaagcgcccgcgggcgcagagaggagcgccgcagacgccagacGCCTGGGAGAtggcgcgccgagagaagcCCTCaccagcgacgcagcgctcCTCGAGGCGGAGGATCTCGGCGCGGGAGGACAACCGGATcaacgacgaggagaagatCAGGGCCGCGGAAAtgcgctctcgcctccgcctccgcgaacAGGAGAAGCGACAAAAGAGCGACGCTCGGATTTGTTGGAGTCGCGTTCACACTCCCCCTCGGCGCTGGACGTAGGGGCGggcctggaggcgctgctggtgCAAGCGAGAatcgcgaggaaggagacgcgggcgcgcttcctctctttgCTGTTGTCTCCTGCGCAAGCGTGCGACGAGAGCCTGAGAACGCGGTACCTGGCTGAACTTCTCGAGTTCGAAGACTACGTTTTGAGAGAACTGCTCAAGGccgaggctgcagagaaggagacgcggaaaCAAAAAGCGCCTGAGGCGGGACAAGCGACTCCGAGGGGAAAGGCAGCCACTGAACGTGGGCGGGAGGTTctgagcagcgacgcggcgcaagACACGGAAAAAGAGACAATTGTTCATCGCCCAGCAACCGCACTCAGCGGAACCGGGGACCCAGAACGCGCAGCATGCGTAGAGCAGCGACAAGCGCAGGCGaacggctgcagcggagagacaggaggacTCGCGGAGGAAAAAGAGCCTCAAAAGGAGTCGAACGATGCAGgacgagaagaggagggcgcaAGCGGAGACCGAAGGGAAAGCGGCTCGCTCATGCGCGAGGGACAAACGGAGAGAACAGGAGAACAAGGTCAACAGACTCCAGGCGCCCAGACGAGCGAAATGAAAGCGGGCGCTGAAGAGAAAGCAAGCGGCCTTGAGACTGATAAGAAGAGAGgcccctctgcggccgcgtcgcctgccagGGGCGCCAAAcagaagaggacgcgaagcCTCCTGCTGCGGATTCTTCGAGAGACGCTCGAGCCCTTCCTTCTTTCCGGTGGACACGAGAGgcctcctgcctcgctgtctccgttcctcgccgccgtcgcctctgaaTCGAATTCGTTTTCGCCTCCCAGTGGCGACTCCGCCCTGCACGCATTCGCTCAAACTGCGGCGTCCCCTagttcgcctgcgtctgcggcgtctggaGGTCTGCATGCGACACGCAAGCCCGCTGTGGACTCTCCTCCGTCCCCCCCTTTCTCGCCGATCGCCTTGCGTCCTCGTTCTCctttcgcctctccgtctgctgcctgcgccctGGACTCCGGCGTCCCTcccctcgctctccctcgcgcgcccgacTTTCCGACTCTGAGCGTCtactcgcctgcggccttgGGAGACCAGCGCGAAGAGAGCTgcagggcgggggcggccgTGAGTGGCGTGGGGGCCTCGGCCGCCAGCTGCTCGAACGCGTGCGAGGAGGCTGCCGGTGGAGCTGGCGAGAGAGCGCTTGTCAGGCTGccagcgcgcgagggaggagagggagccTGCGGGACAAGCGAAGCGCGCTGCTGCCATGCCGTCGACTGTCGGAGTCCAGCGGCGacttctgcgcatgcagcgtctCCAGTGTCTCCTTCAGAAGCCGACAAGGtgcccttcgcggcggctgcgcctccaggcgttctctggcgcctcgcacgcTCGCTCTGGTCAGATTCAGCagcctgcgaaggcgacgcggcagccggcgaaggcgacccgCGTGgacgtctgcggccgcgcgagccgagtGCGGTCTGCGGATGCGCCGAGGAAGGAGTTGAAGCCcgggagggcgaagacgagcgaggaagcaggaGGGCGCAGCTGGACGGGGTCAgttgctcttcttcctgtACTTGCGGCTCGACGCCGAGTTCGCCTTCgcactgctgctgctgctcggtctattccgcgtcgcctgtccCTTCGCGCTCCATGTCTCCATCACAGATTCATCCGGCCTCTTCACCGggttctcctcgctctctctctccgtgttGTTTTCCGCCTTCACCTCGCTGGTttccgcccgcgcccgctgcgtcgtctgttCGCCCTTTCTCGCGGTTCTTCTCTTCCGCTTTGTCCCCTGCATCGGTTGCcacttcttcctcgctgctggtGGTGGTCCTGGAGCCGCCGAAGAATCCCGACAGAGTCTTCGCGctcgggaggcgccgcagcggcagagcggCAACGCAGGCTCCAGCGACCAGCAAGTTGCAGCTCGCAAAcccgccgcgtgcgtccCCTTTGCgactgcgcggaggcgctcaaGAAAGCGAGAAACGAAAGCGAAAGGAGACGCGGCACTGCCTCGAGGCTCCTCGTCTCAAGCaggcagacgaaggaagTCCTGCCGCAGGAAAGCAACTCGAGCCCCCAGCGGAGGAGCCAGGCAGGGACGATGGCCGCGCGagtggcgaggaggcgaacgcagggagtgacgcggagagagaaaacgtcCGATGTGGAGTCAGCGAAGAACGGATCGGGGCAGTCTCGCCGCTGGAGCAGCGAGGGGACGGAGAtcgagacgaggaggaagacaccagtgaggcagacgagcgggcgaggagggacaggagggctcgaggcgcggcacgaaagagcgacgaagaagagactcTGGGACAAATcacgcaggaggcggaggggttccggctcgctgtcgctcggccgctcgaagaggaggaatCGAGACAGGCTGtgaagaggcgagggagcgaTGCTGCTCGGttgcgcgcgcggaaactCGCCTCAGCGCTGGAAGTCCTCATGCAAAGAGGACAGGCGGAGAAGCGTCTGCTGGTCGCCAAGCCCAGCACGCGCCACGCCGGGAACAAGCAGTTGCTCGAGGCATTCGTTGAAATCGAGAAAACTTACCACAGTTGCTTGccgcgagacgacgagggaAAGGACCAAGCGGCGCCtgagggaggaagcgaacGCGAGTGCCGACACGCCAACCCCCAGAGAGCGTCCGCAGGCGATACGGAGACAGAatgcggagaaaaaaaggagaaagaagaaacgagagaggaaacgaaagaagcggaaagcggcggaggagaggcgcaaGGGTGGGGGGACGAAGGCAGGATCGGAGGTCGCGACCTTGGCTCACTTTctgagaaagaagagagccgAGCAGTCGCTGAAGACAGCGGCGTCGGCAGGACCGAAGAAGCGGGAGCAAGCTGCGATGGGCGGCCGACTGAAGactgcctcggcgcctcctggGTTTGTCCTTTCTGCAGGAACGGCGTACGGGCGTTTGCGCTGATGGGGGGCGCcggcacgcgcagcaggtgGACCgttggcggccgcgaggagaggggcggcgaggcgcgagtcgGCAAGCAGGCCAAGAGGAAGTGTGtggcgccgagcgaggagaagaggacTACTgagacggagaaggagaaggacgaggagggagagaagaagccagAGTGCGAACAGACGCCGACGGGgacaggcgaggcggggggaaggagactgcagcggccgcagagaccgACGTGGACCCTGCGATTGAGAAGGCGAGtgacgaagagacagagggcgacgaccgGGCTgaagcgctgcaggcggaggaagaggaggtgGATGGTGCAGGCGAGAaaagggcgacgaagaagaagcggaagaggaaCAGCGTCGCGGAAAGGCGAGGCAGCAATACGGCGGCTAAGCGAgggcctgcagaggctgacgcagaaagggagaaggctcgcgcagaggaggaggaggaggcggagcgagACTGGCGGCGATTCCTGAGCTCCttcgaggagagagacagcgcgatCGTCGTTCACCTGCAGAATCACTAcgccctcgtcttcgggTGGAGAGAAATCTTGGTCGAAGGCGCAGACTCTGAGAACTCCGAGCGCCCAAAGGAGCCGGGGGAGATTTCTGGTGcgctccgcgcaggcgcggaggcaggaggcTGGTTGCCTTGCCCGGACGAACGCGCTGAGGAAGGAAACGGCGAAAACGGCTCCAcgctggcgcctgcggagctTGAAGCAGACTCGCTGCgcgtggagagcgaagaggcagccaGTGCCACGGTTGATAAAAGGATCTCTTCGGCCGCAAAGGAAGCACAACAGCAGCGTCCCTCGCCGTTGGCGGCCTCTCAGGGCGCGAGTCAAGAGCAGGGCAAAGCCCATAGccccgcgcatgcatgcaaagaGGGGCGGAAATGCAGCGAAAgcgtcgaggccgcagaaCGCGTTTCAACCGCACAACGAACGgcatctctctcttcagCAGGAGAGCGAGCCGGCGCGTCGGAGTGCTTCCTCGTGACTTCTGAAACACAGGCTCCCAGTTTTTTCGATGCGTGTCGAGAGCGTGAGGGGACTCCATCCTGCTCGCCAACTGCAAACGCTTcggacgcggtcgcggacgggAGCTGGCTCTGTGTGGTCGagccgagcgcgcgcggggggctAGTGGGCGGATCCTGTGGAGTCAAGAAGAGGATTCAGACGTCTGGCGAGCAGACGGAGTGTGCGGTGTCGTGCGCAGGAGACTTCCAGCAGCCTCAatcgccttctctgctttgCCTCGGGCGCTCGGGTCTGCCCAGCAACCGGAGTCGCTCCGAGTCGCGCGAGGGAGTGTATCGCCGTGAGGATAAGACCCCggagccgcgaaggaggagaagggagGTCCTGACCGCTCGTCGAGGGCAGGCACCGAGTGCCTGGGTTCCGTTTGATGAGCTCCGAGTCCTCATGACGCGCTGGAAAGGCTACCGACTGATGCAGATGCAGCTTCTCTCGCTCCCTGCTGTCACGCGCTGAAAAGTTTAGAAAAGCTGTCAACGCCGAAAGCCGAGTCGGCAGGGCGGCTCTTCccacggcgcagcgcgactcAGAGGCTCGCGCGGGAGACTCAGCCCGAGGGCGCAAGGCGTCTCTCAAGGAACCGCATCCTTTCGCGGGCTCTGTTTCGAGGAGCTGCTTACGTCTGTCGGGCCTACAGGCGCGGAACTCCGTTGACCTCGCCGGGGGACGCGTGTGGAGTGGAAGCGCGAAGGCCAGCGCAAGACGTGTGGGAGATAGGCAGGCAGCGCTGACGTGTTGGCTGACTCGTGGCAGCGCAGCCAGGTTTCGAGGCAATCTCGGAGGAGCTAGATTCCTCATCTCGGGGTGTACGGAAGGACGgatgcctccgccttcgaAGCTTTGCATCTGTGAAGTGCAGGGAGGGGAGAGAAGTGAAAACAGCGGGTTCGGCGACGAAAGAGGAATCGCGTCTCGTGTGACAGTCGGGTGTacgcgagggaggagatGCTTTCTGCACGGTGAATGCCCTTCTGGTCGTTTGACGTGGCGATTCGAGGGGTATGCCCGGCGGTGTTTCTATGAGGCGCTTGAGCAGaggggcgccttcgccgtcgcgagcccagggcgcgagggcagGCAGTTGCGGTAGAAATCTACTTCCTGCGTCATGCGTGTGGATGCACGGATGCGTTGCTTCGTCTCCTGcgaccgcgcgaggcgcgtggaCGCAGAGACTGTCTCGAGGACGAGCGCGTGAGGCCAGGGATAGTATTCCACGGTCTGGTCGCCCAGACGAGGAGGTGTTTCAGAGATATCGTGGATAGGTTCAAAAAACACCTTTATGGTTGAGCGTCA
The Besnoitia besnoiti strain Bb-Ger1 chromosome VIII, whole genome shotgun sequence genome window above contains:
- a CDS encoding hypothetical protein (encoded by transcript BESB_081590); this encodes MPAAGNPPSLLSSGSCTQSLCSEDPSLCSESFPPSGLPPSTSPRLSLRPASDFRAGASPRREASQAHGGVERIKPENRKARVSEGLDDAADAQAGKAEMTPTQCDLNQLLVRLLSLPSSHPRAPGAVPPSTAVAETVSTGTGLEELPGRGREEDCLRETSPAREAKGRSLNSEAVPERPASDAVCASPHVGASGNDEACERLRGPEERSGEGVNVASGLCESGPKHAGCVRPRPEPEVLKGDCDRSACADAVSNAQAAEERISNEGKTVLKHVVSFGFSLAALEAWVPQPSPCCAAAAAVGAWNAVRGLSVPRQPMGEKKGSPTETGALAAPAEGPTEAPAGAERSAADARRLGDGAPREALTSDAALLEAEDLGAGGQPDQRRGEDQGRGNALSPPPPRTGEATKERRSDLLESRSHSPSALDVGAGLEALLVQARIARKETRARFLSLLLSPAQACDESLRTRYLAELLEFEDYVLRELLKAEAAEKETRKQKAPEAGQATPRGKAATERGREVLSSDAAQDTEKETIVHRPATALSGTGDPERAACVEQRQAQANGCSGETGGLAEEKEPQKESNDAGREEEGASGDRRESGSLMREGQTERTGEQGQQTPGAQTSEMKAGAEEKASGLETDKKRGPSAAASPARGAKQKRTRSLLLRILRETLEPFLLSGGHERPPASLSPFLAAVASESNSFSPPSGDSALHAFAQTAASPSSPASAASGGLHATRKPAVDSPPSPPFSPIALRPRSPFASPSAACALDSGVPPLALPRAPDFPTLSVYSPAALGDQREESCRAGAAVSGVGASAASCSNACEEAAGGAGERALVRLPAREGGEGACGTSEARCCHAVDCRSPAATSAHAASPVSPSEADKVPFAAAAPPGVLWRLARSLWSDSAACEGDAAAGEGDPRGRLRPREPSAVCGCAEEGVEAREGEDERGSRRAQLDGVSCSSSCTCGSTPSSPSHCCCCSVYSASPVPSRSMSPSQIHPASSPGSPRSLSPCCFPPSPRWFPPAPAASSVRPFSRFFSSALSPASVATSSSLLVVVLEPPKNPDRVFALGRRRSGRAATQAPATSKLQLANPPRASPLRLRGGAQESEKRKRKETRHCLEAPRLKQADEGSPAAGKQLEPPAEEPGRDDGRASGEEANAGSDAERENVRCGVSEERIGAVSPLEQRGDGDRDEEEDTSEADERARRDRRARGAARKSDEEETLGQITQEAEGFRLAVARPLEEEESRQAVKRRGSDAARLRARKLASALEVLMQRGQAEKRLLVAKPSTRHAGNKQLLEAFVEIEKTYHSCLPRDDEGKDQAAPEGGSERECRHANPQRASAGDTETECGEKKEKEETREETKEAESGGGEAQGWGDEGRIGGRDLGSLSEKEESRAVAEDSGVGRTEEAGASCDGRPTEDCLGASWVCPFCRNGVRAFALMGGAGTRSRWTVGGREERGGEARVGKQAKRKRGGGKETAAAAETDVDPAIEKASDEETEGDDRAEALQAEEEEVDGAGEKRATKKKRKRNSVAERRGSNTAAKRGPAEADAEREKARAEEEEEAERDWRRFLSSFEERDSAIVVHLQNHYALVFGWREILVEGADSENSERPKEPGEISGALRAGAEAGGWLPCPDERAEEGNGENGSTLAPAELEADSLRVESEEAASATVDKRISSAAKEAQQQRPSPLAASQGASQEQGKAHSPAHACKEGRKCSESVEAAERVSTAQRTASLSSAGERAGASECFLVTSETQAPSFFDACREREGTPSCSPTANASDAVADGSWLCVVEPSARGGLVGGSCGVKKRIQTSGEQTECAVSCAGDFQQPQSPSLLCLGRSGLPSNRSRSESREGVYRREDKTPEPRRRRREVLTARRGQAPSAWVPFDELRVLMTRWKGYRLMQMQLLSLPAVTR